A window of the Vibrio pomeroyi genome harbors these coding sequences:
- the hflK gene encoding FtsH protease activity modulator HflK, whose translation MAWNEPGNNNNGDNNGRDNDPWGNKNNRGGRDQGPPDLDEVFSKLSQKLGGKFGKKGGNGNGPSIGGGGAIGFGVIAVIAIAIWFFAGFYTVGEAERAVVLRLGQFDRIEEPGLNWHPRFIDEISDEQLVNVQAIRSLRASGTMLTKDENVVTVEMGVQYRVSDPYKYLYRVTNADDSLRQATDSALRAVIGDSLMDSILTSGRQQIRQSTQETLNRIIDSYDMGILIVDVNFQSARPPEQVKDAFDDAIAAREDEERFEREAEAYRNDILPKATGRAERLKKEAVGYSERTVNGALGQVAQFEKLLPEYQAAPEVTRNRMYLDTMEKVYSSTSKVLIDSESSGNLLYLPIDKLGAQGGSQSGTRPAKASSTYDQIELETQADPKPSTQTRSDSSRQGRY comes from the coding sequence ATGGCGTGGAATGAGCCTGGAAATAACAACAACGGCGATAATAACGGCCGCGATAATGACCCTTGGGGTAATAAAAATAATCGCGGCGGCCGAGATCAAGGACCGCCAGATCTAGACGAAGTGTTTAGTAAACTAAGTCAAAAGTTAGGTGGCAAGTTTGGTAAAAAAGGTGGCAACGGTAACGGACCATCTATCGGTGGTGGCGGTGCAATTGGCTTTGGTGTCATAGCCGTTATCGCTATTGCTATCTGGTTCTTCGCGGGTTTCTACACCGTTGGCGAAGCAGAAAGAGCAGTAGTACTTCGACTGGGTCAGTTCGACCGTATCGAAGAACCTGGTCTTAACTGGCATCCACGCTTCATCGATGAAATCAGTGATGAGCAGCTAGTAAACGTTCAAGCGATTCGTTCTCTACGTGCGTCAGGCACCATGCTGACTAAAGACGAAAACGTTGTGACCGTTGAAATGGGTGTTCAATACCGTGTTTCTGACCCATACAAGTACTTGTATCGTGTAACGAATGCGGACGACAGTTTACGCCAAGCGACAGATTCTGCGCTTCGTGCAGTAATTGGTGACTCACTAATGGATAGTATCCTGACAAGTGGTCGTCAACAGATTCGTCAAAGCACTCAAGAAACACTAAACCGTATTATCGATAGCTACGATATGGGTATTCTTATTGTTGACGTGAACTTCCAGTCAGCACGTCCACCTGAGCAAGTTAAAGATGCATTTGATGATGCAATCGCGGCTCGTGAGGATGAAGAGCGTTTCGAACGTGAAGCTGAAGCATACCGAAATGACATTCTTCCAAAAGCAACAGGTCGTGCTGAGCGTTTGAAGAAAGAAGCGGTGGGTTACTCAGAGCGCACAGTTAATGGTGCTCTAGGTCAAGTTGCTCAATTCGAGAAACTGCTACCTGAATACCAAGCAGCTCCTGAAGTAACACGTAACCGTATGTACCTTGATACAATGGAAAAAGTGTACTCAAGCACATCGAAAGTCCTGATTGATTCTGAATCAAGCGGTAACTTGCTATACCTACCAATTGATAAGCTAGGCGCACAAGGTGGTTCTCAGTCGGGCACTCGCCCTGCAAAAGCATCATCAACTTACGATCAAATTGAGTTAGAAACTCAAGCGGATCCTAAGCCTAGCACTCAAACTCGTTCAGACAGTTCACGCCAAGGGAGATACTAA
- the hflC gene encoding protease modulator HflC, whose translation MRKLMIPVLVVTIALLLMSLFVIQEGERGMVIRFGRVLDDNGVSRIYEPGLHFKLPMFDRVKVLDARIQTMDGRSDRFVTSEKKDVLIDTYAKWRIADFGRFYLSTGGGNIMTAEALLERKVTDVLRSEIGSREIKQIVSGPRNKDILPDSADSEVVTTVAAAEALEVDGERDKIMENVLSGTSESAMADLGVEVVDFRMKKINLPDEISESIYRRMRAERESVARRHRSQGREKAEVIRAQAELEVATVLAEADRTARVTRGDADAEAAKIYSDAYNKDPEFFGFMRSLQAYETSFSDKSDILVLDPKTDFFQYMNQASGVQAK comes from the coding sequence ATGCGTAAATTAATGATCCCTGTATTAGTTGTGACGATTGCCCTTCTGTTGATGTCACTGTTTGTGATTCAAGAAGGTGAGCGTGGCATGGTAATTCGTTTTGGTCGAGTTCTCGATGACAACGGCGTATCACGAATCTATGAACCAGGCCTGCACTTTAAACTGCCAATGTTTGATCGCGTAAAAGTACTTGATGCTCGTATTCAAACGATGGATGGTCGCTCTGACCGTTTCGTAACATCAGAGAAAAAAGACGTTCTAATTGATACCTACGCAAAATGGCGTATTGCTGATTTTGGACGTTTTTATCTGAGTACCGGTGGCGGTAATATCATGACGGCAGAAGCACTTCTTGAGCGTAAAGTGACAGATGTTCTTCGTTCTGAAATCGGTTCTCGTGAAATTAAGCAGATCGTATCAGGCCCTCGTAATAAGGACATCTTACCAGACTCTGCTGATAGCGAAGTTGTTACAACGGTAGCGGCTGCAGAAGCTCTAGAAGTTGATGGCGAACGCGATAAGATCATGGAAAACGTTCTATCTGGAACGTCAGAAAGTGCGATGGCTGATTTAGGTGTTGAAGTTGTTGATTTCCGAATGAAGAAGATTAACCTTCCTGACGAAATCAGTGAATCTATCTACCGCCGTATGCGTGCAGAACGTGAATCGGTTGCTCGTAGACACCGTTCTCAAGGTCGTGAGAAAGCAGAAGTTATCCGTGCTCAAGCTGAGCTAGAAGTAGCGACTGTTCTTGCTGAAGCTGACCGTACTGCTCGAGTGACTCGTGGTGATGCTGATGCAGAAGCTGCGAAGATCTACTCTGACGCGTACAACAAAGACCCTGAGTTTTTTGGCTTCATGCGTTCACTACAAGCTTATGAGACATCATTTAGCGATAAGAGCGACATTCTAGTACTGGATCCGAAGACAGACTTCTTCCAATACATGAATCAAGCAAGCGGTGTTCAAGCAAAATAA
- a CDS encoding DUF2065 domain-containing protein, protein MSQSIWLAIGLVLIVEGLGPLIAPNGWRNMVAQLSEQPDTQLRRIGGCLVVAGVVIAFMTYR, encoded by the coding sequence ATGTCTCAATCAATTTGGCTCGCTATTGGGCTTGTTCTTATCGTCGAAGGGCTTGGTCCCTTAATTGCGCCCAATGGTTGGAGAAACATGGTCGCTCAACTCAGTGAGCAGCCAGACACTCAATTGCGCCGTATCGGTGGCTGCCTTGTTGTTGCGGGAGTGGTTATCGCATTCATGACTTATCGTTAG
- a CDS encoding adenylosuccinate synthase, whose product MGNNVVVLGTQWGDEGKGKIVDLLTEDAKYVVRYQGGHNAGHTLVIDGEKTVLHLIPSGILRNNVKCVIGNGVVLSPDALLKEMKPLEDRGIPVRERLFISEACPLILPYHIAIDNAREIARGAKAIGTTGRGIGPAYEDKVARRGLRVGDLFDKEAFAEKLKEVMEFHNFQLEHFYKAETVSYEEVLEQAMSYADMLTAMVIDVTDELDAARKRGDKIMFEGAQGTLLDIDHGTYPYVTSSNTTAGGVAAGSGFGPRHIGYILGITKAYCTRVGSGPFPTELYDGLEKQDPVGKHLGDVGHEFGATTGRLRRTGWFDAVAMRRAIQINSLSGMCLTKLDVLDGLEELKICTGYKMKDGSILEVSPMAAESFEEATPIYETMPGWSENTFGAKSIDALPQAALDYIKRIEDLTGVPIDIVSTGPDRNETIIKVHPYGA is encoded by the coding sequence ATGGGAAATAACGTAGTCGTTCTAGGCACCCAATGGGGTGATGAAGGTAAAGGTAAAATCGTTGACCTTTTAACTGAAGATGCAAAATACGTGGTTCGCTACCAAGGCGGTCACAATGCAGGTCACACACTTGTAATTGACGGTGAAAAAACCGTTCTTCACTTAATTCCATCAGGCATCCTACGTAATAACGTTAAATGTGTTATTGGTAATGGTGTAGTATTATCGCCTGACGCACTTCTTAAAGAAATGAAGCCTCTTGAAGATCGCGGTATTCCAGTACGTGAACGTCTTTTCATCTCTGAAGCTTGTCCTCTAATTCTCCCGTACCACATTGCTATCGACAACGCGCGTGAAATCGCTCGTGGCGCTAAAGCTATCGGTACAACGGGTCGTGGTATCGGTCCAGCTTACGAAGATAAAGTTGCTCGTCGCGGTCTACGCGTTGGCGACCTTTTCGATAAAGAAGCATTCGCTGAGAAGCTAAAAGAAGTTATGGAATTCCACAACTTCCAACTAGAGCACTTCTACAAAGCTGAAACAGTAAGCTACGAAGAAGTTCTTGAGCAAGCGATGAGCTACGCAGACATGTTAACTGCGATGGTTATCGACGTAACTGACGAACTAGACGCAGCACGTAAGCGCGGCGACAAGATCATGTTCGAAGGTGCTCAAGGTACGCTACTAGATATCGACCACGGTACTTACCCATACGTAACGTCTTCTAACACGACTGCTGGTGGTGTTGCTGCAGGTTCTGGTTTCGGTCCTCGTCACATCGGTTACATCCTTGGTATTACTAAGGCTTACTGTACTCGTGTTGGTTCAGGTCCATTCCCAACTGAGCTATACGATGGCCTTGAGAAGCAAGATCCAGTTGGTAAGCACCTAGGCGATGTTGGTCACGAGTTTGGCGCAACAACTGGTCGTCTACGTCGTACTGGTTGGTTCGATGCTGTTGCTATGCGTCGTGCAATCCAAATCAACTCTCTATCTGGTATGTGTCTAACTAAACTAGACGTTCTAGATGGCCTAGAAGAACTAAAAATCTGTACTGGTTACAAGATGAAAGACGGTTCTATCCTAGAAGTTTCTCCAATGGCTGCTGAGTCATTCGAAGAAGCGACGCCAATCTATGAAACAATGCCTGGTTGGTCTGAAAACACATTTGGTGCTAAATCTATCGACGCGCTTCCACAAGCTGCTCTAGATTACATCAAGCGTATCGAAGACCTAACTGGCGTTCCGATTGATATCGTATCAACTGGCCCAGATCGTAACGAAACTATCATCAAGGTTCACCCATACGGCGCATAA
- the motX gene encoding flagellar protein MotX — translation MKLRIVAASLIMALSSPLSHANLADVGEPVPIYTEAELIKLIENNQHLERVKADKCQLVEDIVARATRISLPSYEFLYGDMLAWGVCVPQDVELGLYYMENAAHQGLPAALEQLGRYYSRGTLVQQDKERAIPYLREAASMGNLSASIHLAELLLRDYGSPLDYEDAYRWLYNSVTADQRQHKRITVLRSGLEQRMPDNIIARAKRRDVFW, via the coding sequence ATGAAGCTACGAATTGTAGCAGCTTCATTGATAATGGCGCTGAGCTCACCCTTGAGTCATGCTAACTTGGCTGATGTGGGAGAGCCTGTTCCAATCTATACAGAAGCTGAACTGATAAAATTAATCGAAAATAATCAACACCTAGAGCGAGTGAAAGCTGATAAGTGCCAGTTAGTCGAAGATATCGTTGCTCGTGCAACGCGTATTAGCTTGCCTTCTTATGAGTTTTTATACGGTGATATGCTGGCTTGGGGCGTGTGTGTTCCACAAGATGTAGAGCTTGGTCTTTACTATATGGAAAACGCAGCGCATCAAGGCTTGCCAGCGGCACTTGAGCAGTTAGGGCGTTATTATTCTCGTGGCACCTTGGTGCAACAAGACAAAGAGCGTGCGATTCCGTACCTACGTGAAGCGGCTTCGATGGGGAATCTAAGTGCGAGTATCCACTTAGCTGAACTGCTGTTACGTGATTATGGCAGCCCGTTGGATTATGAAGATGCTTACCGCTGGTTATATAACTCGGTAACCGCAGACCAAAGACAGCACAAGCGTATTACTGTGCTTAGAAGTGGTTTAGAACAAAGAATGCCAGACAATATTATTGCTCGAGCGAAACGTCGAGATGTGTTCTGGTAA
- a CDS encoding amidohydrolase, translating to MKLKRTLLASAMASLALFPFASSAMEKADLMITDAMVLTMNQDKTVYESGTVVVKDNKIIAVGDASLEKQYQAKQVLDVDGDIVMPGLINTHTHVSMTVFRSLADDVPDRLHRYIFPLEKKLVSRDMVRIGANLGNVEMVKGGVTTYADMYYFEDEVAKTVDKIGMRAILGETVIKFPVADAANAEEGIKYALNFIEEYKDHPRITPAFAPHAPYTNTTEILQKISKLSLELDVPVMIHLAESHREEEKIAERSDGLSPVQYMDSIGALNKNLVGAHMILVDDHDIELVKKSDMGVAHNMSANIKSAKGVSPALKMYDENVRIGLGTDGPMSGNTLSTIDEFNQVAKVHKLVNKDRAAMPPIKVIDMATMGAAKALHMEDKIGSLETGKLADIIVIDTKAPNMVPVYNPYSALVYSANSGNVRHTIVDGKIIMQDRDMLTVDEDKIRQEALDFTKVVRDTVIESGEVVQ from the coding sequence ATGAAATTAAAACGCACCCTATTGGCTTCAGCTATGGCGAGCCTGGCGCTGTTCCCATTCGCAAGTTCTGCAATGGAAAAAGCTGACCTAATGATTACCGATGCGATGGTTCTCACCATGAACCAAGACAAAACGGTTTATGAGAGCGGTACGGTTGTCGTCAAAGACAACAAAATTATTGCCGTTGGTGATGCTTCATTGGAAAAGCAGTACCAAGCGAAGCAAGTGTTAGACGTTGATGGCGATATCGTGATGCCGGGTCTTATCAATACTCATACTCACGTATCGATGACGGTTTTCCGTTCACTGGCCGATGATGTGCCAGATCGACTACACCGCTACATCTTCCCACTAGAGAAGAAGCTAGTATCGCGCGATATGGTGCGTATTGGTGCCAACCTAGGTAACGTTGAAATGGTAAAAGGCGGCGTGACCACTTACGCCGATATGTACTACTTCGAGGATGAAGTGGCAAAAACCGTCGATAAAATCGGTATGCGTGCCATTCTTGGTGAAACCGTAATTAAATTCCCTGTAGCCGATGCTGCCAATGCGGAAGAAGGCATCAAATACGCGTTGAACTTCATTGAAGAATACAAAGATCACCCACGTATCACGCCAGCATTTGCGCCACACGCTCCGTATACCAACACTACAGAGATCCTGCAGAAGATTTCTAAGCTGTCACTAGAGCTTGATGTACCAGTAATGATTCACCTTGCCGAGTCGCACCGTGAAGAAGAGAAAATAGCAGAACGCTCAGATGGTTTGTCTCCGGTTCAATACATGGACAGCATCGGCGCGCTAAACAAGAACCTAGTTGGTGCGCACATGATCCTTGTTGATGACCATGACATCGAACTTGTGAAGAAATCGGATATGGGTGTGGCTCATAACATGAGTGCCAACATCAAATCGGCAAAAGGCGTATCGCCAGCACTTAAGATGTATGACGAGAACGTGCGTATCGGTTTAGGTACTGATGGCCCAATGTCGGGTAACACACTGAGCACGATTGATGAGTTCAACCAAGTGGCTAAGGTTCACAAGCTAGTAAACAAAGATCGTGCAGCGATGCCGCCGATCAAAGTGATCGACATGGCGACGATGGGTGCAGCAAAAGCACTACACATGGAAGATAAGATCGGTTCTCTTGAAACAGGTAAGCTAGCGGACATCATAGTGATCGATACTAAGGCTCCGAACATGGTGCCAGTGTACAACCCATATTCAGCGTTAGTGTATTCAGCGAACTCAGGTAATGTTCGTCACACGATCGTTGATGGCAAGATCATCATGCAAGATCGCGACATGCTAACGGTAGACGAGGATAAGATCCGCCAAGAAGCGCTCGATTTCACTAAAGTCGTTCGTGATACCGTAATTGAGTCAGGTGAAGTGGTTCAATAG
- the rnr gene encoding ribonuclease R, producing MSKNTPMSENTTATTNVDPFADRESKNYDNPVPSREFILSFLTEANIPMNRNDLFEALGLAGEEQYEGLRRRLRAMERDGQLVFTRRQCYALPEKLELIKGYVIGHKDGHGWVRPDGSVGKDNDILLPHHQMKTIMHGDYVLAQPTDNSKRGRREGRLVRVLEERTTPLVGRFFLEYGHSYVVADDSRISHDILIPTEHKGGARMGNVVVIEITDRGGRSRNMMGKVTEVLGENMAPGMETQIAIRTHQIPQEWPEAVDKQIENLGEHVPEEAKEGRVDLRKLPLVTIDGEDARDFDDAVFCEAKKGGGWRLWVAIADVSYYVRPDTALDKEAINRGNSVYFPSQVVPMLPEVLSNGLCSLNPQVDRLCMVCEMTISDKGKLSGYKHYEAVMNSHARLTYNKVGAILDGNEELRERYVQEVPHLEELHKMYKVLKKTRDERGAIEFETVETKFIFNADRKIDRIEPVVRNDAHKIIEECMILANIASASYVEKAKEPALYRVHETPGEERLMGFKSFLSELGLTLEGGLSPSPVDYAQLMQQINEREDRELIQTMLLRSMKQAVYNADNAGHFGLALKRYAHFTSPIRRYPDLLLHRAIKYLIAKEGGRNSERWTPTGGYHYTFDDMDFYGEQCSMTERRADDATREVNDWLKCEYMQDHVGEVMDGVIANVTGFGFFVRLTELHIDGLVHISALANDYYQFDAVGQRLVGESSGNIYRLGDSVKVKVSAVNLETRQIDFDLEDTDRQPRGKGKTAKKRAAEAMKKAKSKKRSAVKSNKPGVSAKPLVEPIKRPDGSSEGPAKKKKSSNKTGAAKARAKKKRAATRKPKADKS from the coding sequence ATGTCAAAAAACACACCGATGTCAGAAAACACGACAGCTACAACCAATGTTGACCCTTTTGCCGACCGAGAGTCGAAAAATTACGACAACCCAGTACCAAGCCGAGAGTTCATTCTATCGTTTCTAACAGAAGCTAATATCCCAATGAACCGCAACGATCTATTCGAAGCTCTTGGCCTTGCTGGCGAGGAGCAATACGAAGGGCTGCGTCGTCGTTTACGTGCTATGGAGCGTGATGGACAACTGGTCTTTACTCGTCGCCAATGCTACGCACTACCTGAAAAGTTAGAGCTGATTAAAGGCTATGTGATTGGTCATAAAGACGGTCATGGCTGGGTTCGCCCAGATGGCAGCGTGGGTAAAGATAACGATATCTTGCTGCCACACCACCAGATGAAAACCATCATGCATGGTGACTATGTATTGGCTCAGCCTACTGACAACAGTAAGCGTGGTCGTCGTGAAGGTCGTTTGGTTCGCGTACTTGAAGAGCGTACCACTCCGTTAGTGGGTCGTTTTTTCCTTGAGTACGGTCATTCTTACGTAGTTGCTGATGATTCACGTATCAGTCATGACATCCTAATTCCAACCGAGCATAAAGGCGGAGCTCGAATGGGTAATGTGGTTGTGATTGAAATTACGGATCGTGGCGGTCGTTCTCGTAACATGATGGGCAAGGTGACTGAAGTTCTTGGTGAGAACATGGCGCCGGGTATGGAAACGCAGATCGCGATCCGTACTCACCAGATCCCACAAGAGTGGCCTGAAGCGGTTGATAAGCAAATCGAAAATCTCGGTGAACATGTTCCTGAAGAAGCAAAAGAAGGCCGTGTTGATCTGCGTAAGCTGCCACTGGTCACCATTGATGGCGAAGACGCGCGTGACTTCGATGATGCGGTTTTCTGTGAAGCGAAGAAAGGCGGAGGCTGGCGCCTTTGGGTGGCAATTGCTGACGTAAGTTACTACGTTCGCCCAGACACTGCGCTAGACAAGGAAGCGATTAACCGTGGTAACTCGGTATACTTCCCATCGCAAGTTGTGCCTATGCTGCCAGAAGTACTTTCTAATGGCCTATGTTCATTGAACCCGCAAGTAGACCGTCTGTGTATGGTGTGTGAGATGACTATCTCAGACAAAGGTAAGCTATCGGGCTACAAGCACTACGAAGCGGTAATGAACTCTCATGCTCGTCTTACTTACAACAAAGTAGGCGCGATTCTAGATGGCAACGAAGAGCTTCGTGAGCGTTACGTTCAAGAAGTGCCGCATCTAGAAGAGCTGCACAAGATGTACAAAGTGCTGAAGAAGACTCGTGATGAGCGTGGTGCGATTGAGTTTGAAACGGTAGAAACCAAATTTATCTTCAATGCGGATCGTAAGATTGACCGTATTGAACCTGTTGTTCGTAACGATGCACACAAAATCATCGAAGAGTGTATGATTCTTGCGAACATCGCATCGGCGTCTTACGTAGAAAAAGCGAAAGAGCCAGCGCTGTACCGTGTTCACGAAACTCCAGGTGAAGAGCGCTTAATGGGCTTCAAGAGCTTCTTAAGTGAATTAGGTTTAACACTGGAAGGTGGCCTGTCGCCATCTCCAGTAGACTACGCACAACTGATGCAACAGATTAACGAGCGTGAAGATCGTGAGTTAATTCAAACTATGCTATTGCGTTCAATGAAGCAAGCTGTCTACAACGCGGATAACGCAGGTCACTTTGGTTTAGCTCTTAAGCGTTATGCTCACTTTACCTCGCCGATTCGTCGTTACCCTGACTTGCTATTGCACCGTGCGATTAAGTACCTAATTGCGAAAGAGGGTGGTCGTAACAGCGAACGTTGGACGCCAACCGGTGGTTACCACTACACTTTCGATGATATGGACTTCTACGGCGAGCAGTGTTCTATGACTGAGCGTCGTGCAGATGACGCAACGCGTGAAGTGAACGACTGGCTGAAATGTGAATACATGCAAGACCATGTCGGTGAAGTGATGGATGGCGTGATTGCCAACGTGACTGGCTTCGGTTTCTTTGTACGTCTAACGGAACTGCACATCGATGGTTTGGTACACATCTCTGCGCTTGCGAACGATTACTACCAGTTTGATGCTGTTGGTCAGCGTCTGGTTGGTGAAAGCTCAGGTAACATCTACCGCTTGGGTGATTCGGTTAAAGTGAAGGTTTCTGCGGTTAACTTAGAAACTCGCCAAATCGACTTTGATTTGGAAGACACTGATCGTCAGCCGCGTGGTAAAGGCAAAACAGCCAAGAAGCGTGCAGCAGAAGCGATGAAAAAGGCGAAAAGCAAGAAGCGCTCTGCGGTGAAGAGCAATAAGCCGGGCGTTTCAGCGAAGCCTTTAGTCGAGCCAATTAAGCGACCAGATGGAAGCAGCGAAGGCCCAGCTAAGAAGAAAAAGTCATCGAACAAAACCGGTGCTGCTAAAGCGCGTGCTAAGAAAAAGCGTGCTGCAACCCGTAAGCCAAAGGCTGATAAGTCTTAA
- the rlmB gene encoding 23S rRNA (guanosine(2251)-2'-O)-methyltransferase RlmB, whose protein sequence is MSNEFIYGIHAVKAVLEKDPARFIEAYVLKGRQDERLLPLLNQLQQFGVSIQQMGRKPLDEKAQGANHQGIIAKVKPAKQLNETHLDDILAQHEQPLLLVLDGVTDPHNLGACLRNADAAGVAAVIVPKDRSSPLTATVSKVACGAAETVPLVRVTNLARTMRALQEQGVWFVGTAGEATHDIYQAKLTGPLAVVMGAEGDGMRRLTRETCDDLIKIPMAGSVSSLNVSVASGICLFEAVRQRLAQ, encoded by the coding sequence ATGAGTAACGAATTTATTTACGGTATTCACGCGGTGAAAGCCGTACTAGAAAAAGATCCTGCACGTTTTATCGAAGCGTATGTACTGAAAGGTCGCCAAGACGAGCGTCTTCTTCCATTACTGAACCAACTGCAACAGTTCGGCGTGTCGATCCAACAGATGGGCCGTAAGCCGCTTGATGAAAAAGCACAAGGTGCAAATCACCAAGGTATTATCGCTAAGGTGAAGCCTGCTAAGCAGCTTAACGAAACTCACCTAGACGACATCCTAGCGCAACACGAACAACCGCTGTTGTTAGTTCTAGATGGCGTAACAGACCCTCACAACCTAGGTGCTTGCCTGCGTAACGCGGATGCAGCTGGTGTTGCTGCGGTTATCGTACCGAAAGACCGTTCTTCGCCGTTAACGGCAACGGTAAGCAAGGTCGCGTGTGGTGCAGCTGAAACCGTTCCTCTAGTACGTGTAACTAACCTGGCTCGCACAATGCGTGCTCTGCAAGAACAAGGCGTATGGTTTGTTGGCACAGCAGGTGAAGCAACGCATGACATCTACCAAGCGAAACTAACAGGCCCACTTGCGGTTGTGATGGGTGCAGAAGGTGACGGTATGCGTCGTCTAACGCGTGAAACCTGTGATGACCTGATCAAGATCCCGATGGCTGGTAGCGTATCAAGCCTGAACGTTTCCGTAGCTTCTGGTATTTGTTTGTTTGAAGCGGTACGTCAGCGCCTAGCTCAATAA
- the rpsF gene encoding 30S ribosomal protein S6, which translates to MRHYEIVFMVHPDQSEQVAGMIERYTGSITEAGGTIHRLEDWGRRQMAYPINKLHKAHYVLMNVEAGQEVIDELETAFRFNDAVLRNMIMRTKGAVTEQSIMLKQKEERAERAPRREERTEAKPEAAAE; encoded by the coding sequence ATGCGTCATTACGAAATCGTATTCATGGTTCACCCTGATCAAAGCGAGCAAGTTGCTGGCATGATCGAGCGTTACACTGGTTCTATCACTGAAGCTGGCGGTACTATCCACCGTCTAGAAGACTGGGGTCGTCGTCAAATGGCTTACCCAATCAACAAGCTTCACAAAGCTCACTACGTTCTTATGAACGTTGAAGCTGGTCAAGAAGTGATTGACGAGCTAGAAACTGCTTTCCGTTTCAACGATGCAGTTCTACGTAACATGATCATGCGCACTAAAGGCGCTGTGACTGAGCAATCTATTATGCTTAAGCAAAAAGAAGAGCGTGCAGAGCGTGCTCCTCGTCGTGAAGAGCGTACAGAAGCTAAACCAGAAGCAGCTGCTGAGTAA
- the rpsR gene encoding 30S ribosomal protein S18 produces the protein MARFFRRRKFCRFTAEGVQEIDYKDVATLKNYITEAGKIVPSRITGTSAKYQRQLARAIKRSRYLALLPYTDKHQ, from the coding sequence ATGGCTCGTTTCTTCCGTCGTCGTAAATTCTGCCGTTTCACTGCAGAAGGCGTACAAGAGATTGACTACAAAGACGTAGCAACTCTTAAAAACTACATCACTGAAGCTGGTAAAATCGTACCTAGCCGTATCACTGGTACAAGCGCTAAGTACCAGCGTCAACTAGCTCGCGCTATCAAGCGTTCTCGTTACCTAGCTCTACTACCGTACACTGACAAGCATCAGTAA
- the rplI gene encoding 50S ribosomal protein L9 — translation MQVILLDKIGNLGGLGDQVNVKSGYARNFLIPQGKAVMATKDNVAMFETRRAELEAKVAEQLAAAEARAESVNTLEGVSIASKAGDEGKLFGSIGTRDIADAITAAGVAVAKSEVRLPEGALRNIGEFEVSIQLHSEVFATAKIAIVAAE, via the coding sequence ATGCAAGTTATTCTACTTGATAAGATCGGTAACCTAGGTGGCCTTGGCGACCAAGTAAACGTTAAATCTGGTTACGCTCGTAACTTCCTTATCCCACAGGGTAAAGCAGTTATGGCAACTAAAGACAACGTTGCTATGTTCGAAACTCGTCGTGCTGAACTAGAAGCTAAAGTTGCTGAGCAACTAGCTGCTGCTGAAGCTCGTGCAGAGAGCGTTAACACTCTAGAAGGCGTTTCAATCGCTTCTAAAGCTGGTGACGAAGGTAAACTATTCGGTTCTATCGGTACTCGTGACATCGCTGACGCCATTACAGCGGCAGGTGTTGCAGTAGCTAAGAGCGAAGTACGCCTACCTGAAGGCGCTCTACGTAACATCGGCGAATTCGAAGTAAGCATCCAACTTCACTCTGAAGTTTTTGCTACTGCGAAAATCGCTATCGTTGCAGCTGAGTAA